In the Muricauda sp. MAR_2010_75 genome, one interval contains:
- a CDS encoding peptide chain release factor 3 codes for MDFEREIARRRTFGIISHPDAGKTTLTEKLLLFGGAIQEAGAVKSNKIKKSATSDFMEIERQRGISVATSVLAFMYKDKKINILDTPGHKDFAEDTFRTLTAVDSVIVVIDVAKGVEEQTEKLVEVCRMRNIPMIVFINKLDREGKDAFDLLDEVEQKLGLTVTPLSFPIGMGYDFKGIYNIYEKNINLFSGNSKKNIEETIAFDDIDSPELEKIIGTEAAENLRDNLELVNCVYPDFDKEAYLKGELQPVFFGSALNNFGVRELLDCFVEIAPAPRPKKAEERLVKANEKEFSGFVFKIHANMDPKHRDRLAFVKVVSGTFERNTPYLHVRQGKKLKFSSPNAFFAEKKEIVDVSYPGDIVGLHDTGNFKIGDTLTGGEELHYKGIPSFSPEHFRYINNADPMKAKQLYKGIDQLMDEGVAQLFTLEMNGRKIIGTVGALQYEVIQYRLEHEYGAKCTYENFPVHKACWVEPEDPKNEEFQEFKRVKQKFLATDKKGQLVFLADSPFSLQMTQQKYPSVKLHYTSEFE; via the coding sequence ATGGATTTTGAAAGGGAAATAGCAAGACGCAGGACTTTTGGGATTATCTCACACCCGGATGCAGGTAAAACCACCTTGACCGAAAAACTCCTCTTGTTTGGAGGAGCCATACAAGAGGCAGGGGCCGTAAAAAGCAACAAAATAAAAAAGTCCGCTACCAGTGATTTTATGGAAATTGAACGCCAAAGGGGAATTTCCGTGGCCACATCTGTCTTGGCTTTTATGTATAAAGACAAGAAAATCAACATTTTGGACACTCCTGGCCACAAGGACTTTGCCGAAGATACCTTTAGGACATTGACTGCTGTGGACAGTGTTATTGTGGTGATTGACGTGGCGAAAGGTGTGGAGGAACAAACCGAAAAATTGGTGGAAGTCTGCCGTATGCGAAACATCCCCATGATTGTGTTCATCAACAAATTGGACCGAGAGGGAAAGGATGCTTTTGACCTTTTGGATGAGGTAGAACAGAAATTGGGCCTGACCGTAACCCCTTTAAGCTTTCCCATCGGCATGGGTTATGATTTTAAGGGCATCTACAATATTTATGAGAAAAACATCAATCTTTTTAGCGGAAACAGTAAAAAGAACATCGAAGAAACCATTGCCTTTGATGATATTGATAGTCCAGAACTAGAAAAAATTATTGGAACAGAGGCCGCCGAAAATCTTAGGGACAATCTGGAACTGGTGAACTGTGTTTACCCTGATTTTGATAAAGAAGCCTATTTGAAAGGGGAACTACAGCCCGTTTTCTTTGGTTCGGCTTTGAACAACTTTGGGGTACGTGAACTTTTGGATTGTTTTGTGGAGATTGCCCCAGCACCAAGACCCAAAAAGGCAGAAGAACGTTTGGTCAAAGCCAATGAAAAAGAGTTTTCTGGCTTTGTTTTTAAAATCCATGCCAATATGGATCCCAAGCATCGTGATCGTTTGGCCTTTGTGAAAGTGGTCTCAGGCACTTTTGAACGAAACACTCCTTATTTGCATGTAAGACAGGGCAAAAAACTTAAGTTCTCCAGTCCCAATGCATTTTTTGCCGAAAAGAAAGAGATTGTGGACGTTTCCTATCCCGGCGACATTGTTGGGCTTCACGATACCGGAAACTTTAAGATCGGGGATACATTGACCGGAGGAGAAGAATTGCATTATAAAGGTATTCCAAGTTTCTCACCAGAACATTTTAGGTACATCAACAATGCAGACCCCATGAAAGCCAAGCAACTATATAAAGGTATAGACCAGCTCATGGACGAGGGTGTGGCCCAGTTGTTTACGCTGGAAATGAACGGTAGAAAGATAATCGGAACTGTAGGAGCTCTTCAATATGAAGTCATCCAATACCGATTGGAGCACGAATACGGGGCCAAATGCACTTATGAAAATTTCCCGGTGCACAAAGCTTGCTGGGTGGAACCTGAAGATCCAAAAAATGAAGAGTTCCAAGAATTTAAACGCGTAAAACAAAAGTTTTTGGCAACGGACAAGAAAGGTCAGTTGGTATTCTTGGCCGATTCACCATTCTCATTGCAAATGACCCAGCAAAAATATCCTTCAGTGAAGCTACACTATACTTCGGAGTTTGAATAA
- a CDS encoding DUF3467 domain-containing protein, with amino-acid sequence MADNKQDQKQKQINIELDEKTAEGIYSNLAIINHSASEFVVDFISMMPGAPKAKVKSRIVLTPQHAKKFLKALSDNVARFEQAHGPIQDYEQPSIPLNFGPTGEA; translated from the coding sequence ATGGCTGACAACAAGCAAGATCAAAAACAAAAGCAAATCAATATAGAGTTGGATGAGAAGACCGCAGAAGGGATTTATTCCAATTTGGCAATTATCAACCACTCTGCATCAGAGTTTGTGGTTGATTTTATTAGCATGATGCCCGGTGCTCCCAAGGCAAAGGTGAAAAGCAGAATTGTGTTGACGCCACAACATGCCAAAAAGTTCTTAAAGGCATTGAGCGACAATGTGGCCCGTTTTGAACAGGCACATGGTCCCATTCAAGATTACGAACAACCTTCTATTCCGTTGAATTTTGGACCAACAGGAGAAGCATAA